The Populus trichocarpa isolate Nisqually-1 chromosome 11, P.trichocarpa_v4.1, whole genome shotgun sequence genome has a segment encoding these proteins:
- the LOC18103051 gene encoding glyoxysomal processing protease, glyoxysomal isoform X2, giving the protein MGLPEIVDVARNFAVLVRIQGPDPKGLKMRKHAFHQFNSGNTTLSASGLLLPDTLYDAELANRILEAKSQGLGMVVTVASVVEPFLSSKHREGISQGPPELIPGAHVDVMVEGKLGLRKDEDGVLDKGAPCWLSAQLIRLVDVPVSSLALQSLVEASSGSMDHGWEVGWSLASHESGPQPFMDVGQTQTEHGNASTVESHRHARGGSSNPSIMGRLTTRVAILGVFLHLKDLPNFKILASRKRGDFLLAVGSPFGILSPVHFFNSLSVGSIANCYPPRSSDISLLMADFRCLPGMEGSPVFGENSDFIGILIRPLRQKSTGAEIQLVIPWEAIATACSDLLLKEPQNAEKGIHFNKENLNAVGNAYSPKSDGSFPYKYEHHNSHRPSPLPVEKAMASICLITIDEAVWASGVLLNDQGLILTNAHLLEPWRFGKTTVNGREDGTKSEDLFFPPKEFSRYSEVDGYRKSQRLPPKTMNIVDSLVADERKGYKLSLSYKGSRNIRVRLDHADPWIWCDAKVVYVCKGPLDVALLQLEHVPDQLCPTKVDFKSPSLGSKAYIIGHGLFGPRCGSSPSVCSGVVSKVVKTKAPPYCQSLQGRNSHIPAMLETTAAVHPGGSGGAVINSEGHMIGLVTSNARHGGGTVIPHLNFSIPCAVLAPIFDFAKEMRDIALLQNLDQPNEDLSSVWALMPPLPPKPTPPLSTLPESILQDNEKQVKGSRFAKFIAERDKLFRGSTQLGKAGSISNVIFPSKL; this is encoded by the exons ATGGGTTTGCCTGAAATCGTAGATGTTGCCCGTAACTTCGCTGTCTTGGTCAGAATCCAAGGCCCC GACCCCAAAGGACTAAAGATGCGAAAACATGCTTTTCATCAATTTAA TTCTGGCAATACAACACTTTCAGCTTCTGGGCTGTTATTACCTGACACCCTTTATGATGCTGAATTGGCTAACCGGATTTTGGAGGCTAAAAGCCAGGGTCTTGGGATGGTAGTCACAGTTGCTTCTGTTGTTGAGCCTTTTTTGTCATCAAAACACAGAGAGGGCATTTCTCAG GGCCCACCCGAGTTGATTCCTGGTGCTCATGTTGATGTTATGGTAGAG GGAAAGTTGGGTTTGAGGAAAGATGAAGATGGGGTTTTGGATAAAGGCGCCCCTTGCTGGCTAAGTGCACAACTTATTAGATTG GTTGATGTTCCTGTATCTTCCCTTGCTCTTCAATCACTTGTTGAAGCTTCTTCAGGCTCGATGGACCATGGATGGGAGGTTGGTTGGTCTCTGGCCTCACATGAGAGCGGTCCTCAGCCTTTTATGGATGTTGGCCAGACACAG ACTGAGCATGGAAATGCTTCTACTGTGGAGAGCCATAGACATGCAAGGGGAGGATCTAGCAATCCAAGTATTATGGGCAGATTGACCACAAGGGTTGCTATTCTTGGTGTTTTCTTACATTTGAAG GATCTGCCCAACTTTAAAATATTGGCATCAAGAAAAAGGGGGGATTTTCTTTTAGCGGTGGGTTCTCCTTTCGGCATCCTCTCACCTGTCCACTTCTTTAACAG CTTGTCAGTGGGATCCATTGCCAACTGCTATCCTCCCAGATCATCTGACATATCATTACTGATGGCTGACTTTCGGTGTCTTCCAG GAATGGAAGGTAGTCCAGTTTTTGGTGAAAATTCAGATTTCATTGGTATATTGATTAGACCATTGAGGCAAAAGAGTACCGGCGCTGAAATCCAG CTGGTGATTCCGTGGGAAGCCATTGCAACTGCTTGCAGTGACTTGCTGCTGAAGGAGCCTCAAAATGCTGAAAAAGGGATTCATTTTAATAAGGAAAACTTAAATGCTGTAGGGAATGCATACAGCCCTAAGTCAGATGGATCCTTCCCTTACAAATATGAGCATCATAATTCTCATCGCCCTTCCCCACTGCCAGTTGAGAAGGCTATGGCTTCTATTTGTCTTATTACCATTGATGAAGCTGTATGGGCATCTGGGGTTCTGCTTAACGATCAAGGTCTGATACTCACAAATGCTCACCTGTTAGAACCTTGGAGATTTGGGAAAACAACTGTAAATGGTAGAGAAGATGGAACCAAATCAGAGGATCTTTTTTTTCCACCCAAGGAATTTTCTAGATATAGTGAAGTTGATGGCTACAGGAAGAGTCAGAGGTTGCCACCAAAGACAATGAACATTGTGGATTCTTTGGTGGCTGATGAGAGGAAGGGATACAAATTGAGTTTGTCTTACAAAGGCAGTAGAAATATACGTGTTCGTTTGGACCATGCTGACCCTTGGATTTGGTGCGATGCTAAAGTAGTGTATGTTTGTAAGGGACCATTGGATGTTGCCCTTCTGCAGCTTGAGCATGTTCCAGATCAGCTTTGCCCTACCAAAGTGGATTTCAAATCTCCATCTCTGGGATCGAAGGCGTATATCATTGGACATGGACTTTTTGGACCCCGATGTG GCTCTTCCCCCTCTGTTTGCTCCGGAGTGGTATCAAAAGTAGTCAAAACAAAGGCACCCCCATATTGTCAATCCCTTCAAGGAAGGAATTCACACATTCCAGCAATGCTTGAAACAACAGCTGCTGTCCACCCAGGTGGTAGTGGTGGTGCTGTCATTAATTCAGAAGGTCATATGATTGGACTTGTTACCAG CAATGCAAGGCATGGTGGAGGAACAGTTATACCACATCTGAACTTCAGCATTCCATGTGCAGTTTTGGCGCCTATCTTTGATTTTGCAAAAG AAATGCGGGATATAGCACTTCTGCAAAATCTTGACCAACCAAATGAAGACCTTTCTTCTGTATGGGCATTAATGCCACCTCTCCCCCCCAAACCAACCCCTCCTTTGTCTACTCTGCCAGAGTCAATACTGCAAGATAATGAGAAACAAGTGAAGGGTTCTAGATTTGCCAAATTCATTGCTGAAAGAGACAAGCTTTTTAGAGGGTCAACTCAACTAGGCAAGGCCGGGAGCATTTCAAACGTGATTTTCCCCAGTAAGTTATGA
- the LOC18103051 gene encoding glyoxysomal processing protease, glyoxysomal isoform X4, with translation MVEGKLGLRKDEDGVLDKGAPCWLSAQLIRLVDVPVSSLALQSLVEASSGSMDHGWEVGWSLASHESGPQPFMDVGQTQTEHGNASTVESHRHARGGSSNPSIMGRLTTRVAILGVFLHLKDLPNFKILASRKRGDFLLAVGSPFGILSPVHFFNSLSVGSIANCYPPRSSDISLLMADFRCLPGMEGSPVFGENSDFIGILIRPLRQKSTGAEIQLVIPWEAIATACSDLLLKEPQNAEKGIHFNKENLNAVGNAYSPKSDGSFPYKYEHHNSHRPSPLPVEKAMASICLITIDEAVWASGVLLNDQGLILTNAHLLEPWRFGKTTVNGREDGTKSEDLFFPPKEFSRYSEVDGYRKSQRLPPKTMNIVDSLVADERKGYKLSLSYKGSRNIRVRLDHADPWIWCDAKVVYVCKGPLDVALLQLEHVPDQLCPTKVDFKSPSLGSKAYIIGHGLFGPRCDGLPKAKVSFHAHSIPLHFLTCSGSSPSVCSGVVSKVVKTKAPPYCQSLQGRNSHIPAMLETTAAVHPGGSGGAVINSEGHMIGLVTSNARHGGGTVIPHLNFSIPCAVLAPIFDFAKEMRDIALLQNLDQPNEDLSSVWALMPPLPPKPTPPLSTLPESILQDNEKQVKGSRFAKFIAERDKLFRGSTQLGKAGSISNVIFPSKL, from the exons ATGGTAGAG GGAAAGTTGGGTTTGAGGAAAGATGAAGATGGGGTTTTGGATAAAGGCGCCCCTTGCTGGCTAAGTGCACAACTTATTAGATTG GTTGATGTTCCTGTATCTTCCCTTGCTCTTCAATCACTTGTTGAAGCTTCTTCAGGCTCGATGGACCATGGATGGGAGGTTGGTTGGTCTCTGGCCTCACATGAGAGCGGTCCTCAGCCTTTTATGGATGTTGGCCAGACACAG ACTGAGCATGGAAATGCTTCTACTGTGGAGAGCCATAGACATGCAAGGGGAGGATCTAGCAATCCAAGTATTATGGGCAGATTGACCACAAGGGTTGCTATTCTTGGTGTTTTCTTACATTTGAAG GATCTGCCCAACTTTAAAATATTGGCATCAAGAAAAAGGGGGGATTTTCTTTTAGCGGTGGGTTCTCCTTTCGGCATCCTCTCACCTGTCCACTTCTTTAACAG CTTGTCAGTGGGATCCATTGCCAACTGCTATCCTCCCAGATCATCTGACATATCATTACTGATGGCTGACTTTCGGTGTCTTCCAG GAATGGAAGGTAGTCCAGTTTTTGGTGAAAATTCAGATTTCATTGGTATATTGATTAGACCATTGAGGCAAAAGAGTACCGGCGCTGAAATCCAG CTGGTGATTCCGTGGGAAGCCATTGCAACTGCTTGCAGTGACTTGCTGCTGAAGGAGCCTCAAAATGCTGAAAAAGGGATTCATTTTAATAAGGAAAACTTAAATGCTGTAGGGAATGCATACAGCCCTAAGTCAGATGGATCCTTCCCTTACAAATATGAGCATCATAATTCTCATCGCCCTTCCCCACTGCCAGTTGAGAAGGCTATGGCTTCTATTTGTCTTATTACCATTGATGAAGCTGTATGGGCATCTGGGGTTCTGCTTAACGATCAAGGTCTGATACTCACAAATGCTCACCTGTTAGAACCTTGGAGATTTGGGAAAACAACTGTAAATGGTAGAGAAGATGGAACCAAATCAGAGGATCTTTTTTTTCCACCCAAGGAATTTTCTAGATATAGTGAAGTTGATGGCTACAGGAAGAGTCAGAGGTTGCCACCAAAGACAATGAACATTGTGGATTCTTTGGTGGCTGATGAGAGGAAGGGATACAAATTGAGTTTGTCTTACAAAGGCAGTAGAAATATACGTGTTCGTTTGGACCATGCTGACCCTTGGATTTGGTGCGATGCTAAAGTAGTGTATGTTTGTAAGGGACCATTGGATGTTGCCCTTCTGCAGCTTGAGCATGTTCCAGATCAGCTTTGCCCTACCAAAGTGGATTTCAAATCTCCATCTCTGGGATCGAAGGCGTATATCATTGGACATGGACTTTTTGGACCCCGATGTG ACGGCCTACCCAAAGCCAAAGTGTCATTTCATGCACATTCCATCCCCCTCCACTTCTTAACTTGTTCTG GCTCTTCCCCCTCTGTTTGCTCCGGAGTGGTATCAAAAGTAGTCAAAACAAAGGCACCCCCATATTGTCAATCCCTTCAAGGAAGGAATTCACACATTCCAGCAATGCTTGAAACAACAGCTGCTGTCCACCCAGGTGGTAGTGGTGGTGCTGTCATTAATTCAGAAGGTCATATGATTGGACTTGTTACCAG CAATGCAAGGCATGGTGGAGGAACAGTTATACCACATCTGAACTTCAGCATTCCATGTGCAGTTTTGGCGCCTATCTTTGATTTTGCAAAAG AAATGCGGGATATAGCACTTCTGCAAAATCTTGACCAACCAAATGAAGACCTTTCTTCTGTATGGGCATTAATGCCACCTCTCCCCCCCAAACCAACCCCTCCTTTGTCTACTCTGCCAGAGTCAATACTGCAAGATAATGAGAAACAAGTGAAGGGTTCTAGATTTGCCAAATTCATTGCTGAAAGAGACAAGCTTTTTAGAGGGTCAACTCAACTAGGCAAGGCCGGGAGCATTTCAAACGTGATTTTCCCCAGTAAGTTATGA
- the LOC127903976 gene encoding uncharacterized protein LOC127903976: protein MIFPPSFFDSMEHLPIHLPFEAKAGGPVQYRWMYPFEWYLFNLKKKVKNKAHVEASICEAYIVEEISTFISYYFEPHLRTRINRVPQHDDGGEVSSSGNLSIFSNTGRPTPKNVVRGRYLSEIEFKQAHNYVLFNCDELRPFIQ from the exons atgatattccctccatcattttttgactcaatggagcatctccctatacatctaccgttcgaggcaaaagctggaggaccggtccaatatagatggatgtacccattcgaatg gtacttgtttaatctcaagaaaaaggttaagaacaaggcgcatgttgaggcttcgatatgtgaggcctatattgttgaggagatctcaacatttatctcgtactatttcgaacctcatctgagaacgagaatcaatcgcgttccacagcatgatgatggcggtgaagtgtcttccagtgggaacttgtcaatattctccaatactggacgacccacacctaaaaatgtcgtaagaggaagatatttgtcggaaatagagttcaaacaagcacacaactatgttctatttaactgtgatgagctgagaccttttattcagtaa
- the LOC18103051 gene encoding glyoxysomal processing protease, glyoxysomal isoform X1 — MGLPEIVDVARNFAVLVRIQGPDPKGLKMRKHAFHQFNSGNTTLSASGLLLPDTLYDAELANRILEAKSQGLGMVVTVASVVEPFLSSKHREGISQGPPELIPGAHVDVMVEGKLGLRKDEDGVLDKGAPCWLSAQLIRLVDVPVSSLALQSLVEASSGSMDHGWEVGWSLASHESGPQPFMDVGQTQTEHGNASTVESHRHARGGSSNPSIMGRLTTRVAILGVFLHLKDLPNFKILASRKRGDFLLAVGSPFGILSPVHFFNSLSVGSIANCYPPRSSDISLLMADFRCLPGMEGSPVFGENSDFIGILIRPLRQKSTGAEIQLVIPWEAIATACSDLLLKEPQNAEKGIHFNKENLNAVGNAYSPKSDGSFPYKYEHHNSHRPSPLPVEKAMASICLITIDEAVWASGVLLNDQGLILTNAHLLEPWRFGKTTVNGREDGTKSEDLFFPPKEFSRYSEVDGYRKSQRLPPKTMNIVDSLVADERKGYKLSLSYKGSRNIRVRLDHADPWIWCDAKVVYVCKGPLDVALLQLEHVPDQLCPTKVDFKSPSLGSKAYIIGHGLFGPRCDGLPKAKVSFHAHSIPLHFLTCSGSSPSVCSGVVSKVVKTKAPPYCQSLQGRNSHIPAMLETTAAVHPGGSGGAVINSEGHMIGLVTSNARHGGGTVIPHLNFSIPCAVLAPIFDFAKEMRDIALLQNLDQPNEDLSSVWALMPPLPPKPTPPLSTLPESILQDNEKQVKGSRFAKFIAERDKLFRGSTQLGKAGSISNVIFPSKL; from the exons ATGGGTTTGCCTGAAATCGTAGATGTTGCCCGTAACTTCGCTGTCTTGGTCAGAATCCAAGGCCCC GACCCCAAAGGACTAAAGATGCGAAAACATGCTTTTCATCAATTTAA TTCTGGCAATACAACACTTTCAGCTTCTGGGCTGTTATTACCTGACACCCTTTATGATGCTGAATTGGCTAACCGGATTTTGGAGGCTAAAAGCCAGGGTCTTGGGATGGTAGTCACAGTTGCTTCTGTTGTTGAGCCTTTTTTGTCATCAAAACACAGAGAGGGCATTTCTCAG GGCCCACCCGAGTTGATTCCTGGTGCTCATGTTGATGTTATGGTAGAG GGAAAGTTGGGTTTGAGGAAAGATGAAGATGGGGTTTTGGATAAAGGCGCCCCTTGCTGGCTAAGTGCACAACTTATTAGATTG GTTGATGTTCCTGTATCTTCCCTTGCTCTTCAATCACTTGTTGAAGCTTCTTCAGGCTCGATGGACCATGGATGGGAGGTTGGTTGGTCTCTGGCCTCACATGAGAGCGGTCCTCAGCCTTTTATGGATGTTGGCCAGACACAG ACTGAGCATGGAAATGCTTCTACTGTGGAGAGCCATAGACATGCAAGGGGAGGATCTAGCAATCCAAGTATTATGGGCAGATTGACCACAAGGGTTGCTATTCTTGGTGTTTTCTTACATTTGAAG GATCTGCCCAACTTTAAAATATTGGCATCAAGAAAAAGGGGGGATTTTCTTTTAGCGGTGGGTTCTCCTTTCGGCATCCTCTCACCTGTCCACTTCTTTAACAG CTTGTCAGTGGGATCCATTGCCAACTGCTATCCTCCCAGATCATCTGACATATCATTACTGATGGCTGACTTTCGGTGTCTTCCAG GAATGGAAGGTAGTCCAGTTTTTGGTGAAAATTCAGATTTCATTGGTATATTGATTAGACCATTGAGGCAAAAGAGTACCGGCGCTGAAATCCAG CTGGTGATTCCGTGGGAAGCCATTGCAACTGCTTGCAGTGACTTGCTGCTGAAGGAGCCTCAAAATGCTGAAAAAGGGATTCATTTTAATAAGGAAAACTTAAATGCTGTAGGGAATGCATACAGCCCTAAGTCAGATGGATCCTTCCCTTACAAATATGAGCATCATAATTCTCATCGCCCTTCCCCACTGCCAGTTGAGAAGGCTATGGCTTCTATTTGTCTTATTACCATTGATGAAGCTGTATGGGCATCTGGGGTTCTGCTTAACGATCAAGGTCTGATACTCACAAATGCTCACCTGTTAGAACCTTGGAGATTTGGGAAAACAACTGTAAATGGTAGAGAAGATGGAACCAAATCAGAGGATCTTTTTTTTCCACCCAAGGAATTTTCTAGATATAGTGAAGTTGATGGCTACAGGAAGAGTCAGAGGTTGCCACCAAAGACAATGAACATTGTGGATTCTTTGGTGGCTGATGAGAGGAAGGGATACAAATTGAGTTTGTCTTACAAAGGCAGTAGAAATATACGTGTTCGTTTGGACCATGCTGACCCTTGGATTTGGTGCGATGCTAAAGTAGTGTATGTTTGTAAGGGACCATTGGATGTTGCCCTTCTGCAGCTTGAGCATGTTCCAGATCAGCTTTGCCCTACCAAAGTGGATTTCAAATCTCCATCTCTGGGATCGAAGGCGTATATCATTGGACATGGACTTTTTGGACCCCGATGTG ACGGCCTACCCAAAGCCAAAGTGTCATTTCATGCACATTCCATCCCCCTCCACTTCTTAACTTGTTCTG GCTCTTCCCCCTCTGTTTGCTCCGGAGTGGTATCAAAAGTAGTCAAAACAAAGGCACCCCCATATTGTCAATCCCTTCAAGGAAGGAATTCACACATTCCAGCAATGCTTGAAACAACAGCTGCTGTCCACCCAGGTGGTAGTGGTGGTGCTGTCATTAATTCAGAAGGTCATATGATTGGACTTGTTACCAG CAATGCAAGGCATGGTGGAGGAACAGTTATACCACATCTGAACTTCAGCATTCCATGTGCAGTTTTGGCGCCTATCTTTGATTTTGCAAAAG AAATGCGGGATATAGCACTTCTGCAAAATCTTGACCAACCAAATGAAGACCTTTCTTCTGTATGGGCATTAATGCCACCTCTCCCCCCCAAACCAACCCCTCCTTTGTCTACTCTGCCAGAGTCAATACTGCAAGATAATGAGAAACAAGTGAAGGGTTCTAGATTTGCCAAATTCATTGCTGAAAGAGACAAGCTTTTTAGAGGGTCAACTCAACTAGGCAAGGCCGGGAGCATTTCAAACGTGATTTTCCCCAGTAAGTTATGA
- the LOC18103051 gene encoding glyoxysomal processing protease, glyoxysomal isoform X3, translating into MGLPEIVDVARNFAVLVRIQGPDPKGLKMRKHAFHQFNSGNTTLSASGLLLPDTLYDAELANRILEAKSQGLGMVVTVASVVEPFLSSKHREGISQGPPELIPGAHVDVMVEGKLGLRKDEDGVLDKGAPCWLSAQLIRLVDVPVSSLALQSLVEASSGSMDHGWEVGWSLASHESGPQPFMDVGQTQTEHGNASTVESHRHARGGSSNPSIMGRLTTRVAILGVFLHLKDLPNFKILASRKRGDFLLAVGSPFGILSPVHFFNSLSVGSIANCYPPRSSDISLLMADFRCLPGMEGSPVFGENSDFIGILIRPLRQKSTGAEIQLVIPWEAIATACSDLLLKEPQNAEKGIHFNKENLNAVGNAYSPKSDGSFPYKYEHHNSHRPSPLPVEKAMASICLITIDEAVWASGVLLNDQGLILTNAHLLEPWRFGKTTVNGREDGTKSEDLFFPPKEFSRYSEVDGYRKSQRLPPKTMNIVDSLVADERKGYKLSLSYKGSRNIRVRLDHADPWIWCDAKVVYVCKGPLDVALLQLEHVPDQLCPTKVDFKSPSLGSKAYIIGHGLFGPRCDGLPKAKVSFHAHSIPLHFLTCSGSSPSVCSGVVSKVVKTKAPPYCQSLQGRNSHIPAMLETTAAVHPGGSGGAVINSEGHMIGLVTRNAGYSTSAKS; encoded by the exons ATGGGTTTGCCTGAAATCGTAGATGTTGCCCGTAACTTCGCTGTCTTGGTCAGAATCCAAGGCCCC GACCCCAAAGGACTAAAGATGCGAAAACATGCTTTTCATCAATTTAA TTCTGGCAATACAACACTTTCAGCTTCTGGGCTGTTATTACCTGACACCCTTTATGATGCTGAATTGGCTAACCGGATTTTGGAGGCTAAAAGCCAGGGTCTTGGGATGGTAGTCACAGTTGCTTCTGTTGTTGAGCCTTTTTTGTCATCAAAACACAGAGAGGGCATTTCTCAG GGCCCACCCGAGTTGATTCCTGGTGCTCATGTTGATGTTATGGTAGAG GGAAAGTTGGGTTTGAGGAAAGATGAAGATGGGGTTTTGGATAAAGGCGCCCCTTGCTGGCTAAGTGCACAACTTATTAGATTG GTTGATGTTCCTGTATCTTCCCTTGCTCTTCAATCACTTGTTGAAGCTTCTTCAGGCTCGATGGACCATGGATGGGAGGTTGGTTGGTCTCTGGCCTCACATGAGAGCGGTCCTCAGCCTTTTATGGATGTTGGCCAGACACAG ACTGAGCATGGAAATGCTTCTACTGTGGAGAGCCATAGACATGCAAGGGGAGGATCTAGCAATCCAAGTATTATGGGCAGATTGACCACAAGGGTTGCTATTCTTGGTGTTTTCTTACATTTGAAG GATCTGCCCAACTTTAAAATATTGGCATCAAGAAAAAGGGGGGATTTTCTTTTAGCGGTGGGTTCTCCTTTCGGCATCCTCTCACCTGTCCACTTCTTTAACAG CTTGTCAGTGGGATCCATTGCCAACTGCTATCCTCCCAGATCATCTGACATATCATTACTGATGGCTGACTTTCGGTGTCTTCCAG GAATGGAAGGTAGTCCAGTTTTTGGTGAAAATTCAGATTTCATTGGTATATTGATTAGACCATTGAGGCAAAAGAGTACCGGCGCTGAAATCCAG CTGGTGATTCCGTGGGAAGCCATTGCAACTGCTTGCAGTGACTTGCTGCTGAAGGAGCCTCAAAATGCTGAAAAAGGGATTCATTTTAATAAGGAAAACTTAAATGCTGTAGGGAATGCATACAGCCCTAAGTCAGATGGATCCTTCCCTTACAAATATGAGCATCATAATTCTCATCGCCCTTCCCCACTGCCAGTTGAGAAGGCTATGGCTTCTATTTGTCTTATTACCATTGATGAAGCTGTATGGGCATCTGGGGTTCTGCTTAACGATCAAGGTCTGATACTCACAAATGCTCACCTGTTAGAACCTTGGAGATTTGGGAAAACAACTGTAAATGGTAGAGAAGATGGAACCAAATCAGAGGATCTTTTTTTTCCACCCAAGGAATTTTCTAGATATAGTGAAGTTGATGGCTACAGGAAGAGTCAGAGGTTGCCACCAAAGACAATGAACATTGTGGATTCTTTGGTGGCTGATGAGAGGAAGGGATACAAATTGAGTTTGTCTTACAAAGGCAGTAGAAATATACGTGTTCGTTTGGACCATGCTGACCCTTGGATTTGGTGCGATGCTAAAGTAGTGTATGTTTGTAAGGGACCATTGGATGTTGCCCTTCTGCAGCTTGAGCATGTTCCAGATCAGCTTTGCCCTACCAAAGTGGATTTCAAATCTCCATCTCTGGGATCGAAGGCGTATATCATTGGACATGGACTTTTTGGACCCCGATGTG ACGGCCTACCCAAAGCCAAAGTGTCATTTCATGCACATTCCATCCCCCTCCACTTCTTAACTTGTTCTG GCTCTTCCCCCTCTGTTTGCTCCGGAGTGGTATCAAAAGTAGTCAAAACAAAGGCACCCCCATATTGTCAATCCCTTCAAGGAAGGAATTCACACATTCCAGCAATGCTTGAAACAACAGCTGCTGTCCACCCAGGTGGTAGTGGTGGTGCTGTCATTAATTCAGAAGGTCATATGATTGGACTTGTTACCAG AAATGCGGGATATAGCACTTCTGCAAAATCTTGA
- the LOC18103048 gene encoding squamosa promoter-binding-like protein 3: METSRAEGKRSLKEIEDEEEEEDDEDIAGGLGFVDDDKIKKKGKKGSSGGGSSSMLLVSCQADNCTSDLADAKRYHRRHKVCEFHAKAPFAPVNGLQQRFCQQCSRFHDLSEFDDSKRSCRRRLAGHNERRRKSSAEYQGEGSN, translated from the exons ATGGAAACAAGCAGAGCTGAAGGAAAGAGGAGCTTGAAGGAAATagaagatgaagaggaagaagaggatgaTGAAGATATTGCTGGAGGGCTAGGGTTTGTAGATGATGACAAGAtcaagaagaaaggaaagaaaggatcTAGTGGTGGTGGGTCGTCGTCAATGCTGCTGGTTTCTTGTCAAGCAGATAATTGCACCTCTGATCTGGCTGATGCCAAGCGATACCATAGACGCCATAAGGTTTGTGAGTTCCATGCCAAAGCTCCCTTTGCTCCCGTCAATGGACTGCAGCAACGCTTTTGCCAGCAATGTAGCAG GTTCCATGATTTATCAGAGTTTGATGACAGCAAAAGGAGCTGCCGGAGGCGTTTAGCAGGGCACAATGAACGGCGTAGGAAAAGCTCGGCTGAATATCAAGGAGAAGGATCGAACTGA
- the LOC18103050 gene encoding mitochondrial arginine transporter BAC1, translating into MGETFAYKEYLAGLLAGVATVITGHPFDTVKVMLQKHNTEAHGIKYKNGLHCTARILQTEGVKGLYRGATSSFVGVAFESSLLFGIYSQTKQSLQGGGQSDVPRPQVIIPSAAYGGAIISFVLCPSELVKCRMQIQGTDSLVPKFSRYSSPLDCALQTMKNEGVTGIFRGGFTTLLRESIGSAVFFSVYEYVRYYMHLQLKPTLSDHSNLTDMGIGIVTGGLSGVAFWSAVLPLDVAKTIIQTAPDKSSTRNPFAVLNSIYSRAGLKGCYTGFGPTIVRAFPANAAAIVTWELAMKMLGDKS; encoded by the exons ATGGGAGAGACATTCGCTTACAAGGAATACTTAGCCGGTTTACTTGCTGGTGTTGCTACTGTTATCACTGGTCACCCTTTTGACACTGTCAAG GTGATGCTACAGAAACATAATACAGAAGCACATGGGATTAAGTACAAGAATGGTTTGCATTGCACGGCTAGGATACTACAGACTGAAGGA GTTAAAGGACTGTATAGAGGGGCAACATCATCTTTTGTTGGAGTGGCTTTTGAGAGTTCCCTTCTTTTTGGCATTTATTCCCAAACAAAGCAGTCATTGCAG GGAGGAGGTCAAAGTGATGTGCCCCGACCCCAAGTAATAATTCCATCAGCAGCATATGGCGGAGCTATTATTAGTTTTGTATTATGCCCATCAGAGCTAGTAAAA TGTAGGATGCAAATTCAAGGCACTGACTCCTTGGTTCCAAAGTTCAGTAGATACAGTAGCCCACTTGATTGTGCCCTCCaaacaatgaaaaatgaagGG GTTACAGGCATTTTTCGTGGAGGTTTTACAACATTGTTGAGAGAATCTATTGGAAGTGCTGTCTTCTTTAGTGTTTATGAGTATGTCCGTTATTACATGCATTTACAATTGAAACCCACTTTATCTGACCACAGCAATTTAACTGACATGGGGATCGGAATTGTGACCGGTGGCCTTAGTGGCGTAGCT TTTTGGTCTGCTGTTTTGCCCTTGGATGTGGCGAAAACTATCATCCAGACAGCTCCAGATAAAAGCTCCACAAGAAATCCATTTGCAGTTCTGAATTCT ATCTACAGCAGGGCTGGACTTAAAGGATGCTATACAGGTTTCGGTCCGACAATAGTGAGAGCATTTCCTGCTAATGCCGCTGCAATAGTCACCTGGGAGCTAGCCATGAAAATGCTAGGGGATAAATCGTGA